One segment of Triticum aestivum cultivar Chinese Spring chromosome 2A, IWGSC CS RefSeq v2.1, whole genome shotgun sequence DNA contains the following:
- the LOC123190079 gene encoding thioredoxin-like 3-3, translating into MSAEAGNGKEEARKTGLEGTGLPLPGGSHGSVRCAGSDPQLRQMLDSLKSSKSSAVINYGASWCGVCNQILPPFYKFSNEFKNLTFVYAHVDECPETTQNIQYTPTFHFYRDGERVDEMFGAGEERLRDRLWLHS; encoded by the exons ATGAGCGCCGAGGCAGGCAACGGGAAGGAGGAAGCCAGGAAGACAGGTTTGGAGGGCACCGGACTGCCCCTTCCAGGTGGCTCCCATGGCAGCGTGCGATGCGCTGGCAGCGACCCGCAGTTGAGACAGATGCTTGATTCCCTCAAATCCTCCAAGTCTTCA GCCGTGATCAACTATGGCGCCTCATG GTGCGGTGTTTGCAATCAGATTCTTCCACCCTTCTACAAATTCAGCAACGAATTCAAGAATCTTACTTTCGTCTATGCCCATGTTGATGAATGCCCCGAAACAACTCAGAACATACAATACACCCCGACCTTCCATTTTTACCGGGATGGAGAAAGGGTGGATGAGATGTTTGGTGCAGGGGAAGAGAGGCTACGGGATCGGTTGTGGTTGCATTCGTGA